One Phycisphaeraceae bacterium genomic window carries:
- the sufB gene encoding Fe-S cluster assembly protein SufB gives MTTTMPELEHWEQQRYRYGFVTELDADTFPPGLNEDVIRAISAKKEEPEWLTEWRLKAFRAWLTMEEPTWPKVEYPPIDYQAISYYSAPKNAPKYESIDQVDPKLLETYDRLGIPLEEQKRLAGVAVDAVFDSVSVATTFKEELAKAGVIFCSISEAAREHPELLRKYLGSVVPAGDNYFAALNSAVFTDGSFVYIPKGVRCPMELSTYFRINASNTGQFERTLIIAEDDSYVSYLEGCTAPMRDENQLHAAVVELVALENARIKYSTIQNWYPGDEKGKGGIYNFVTKRGLCKGKRSHISWTQVETGSSITWKYPSCILQGDESIGEFYSVALTKLRQQADTGTKMVHIGKNTRSNIVSKGISAQEGQNTYRGLVKIMKGATNARNYTQCDSLLIGDRCGAHTFPYIETANPSAKLEHEATTSKVGEDQMFYLQQRGLNPEQAVSMIVNGFCREVFRELPMEFAVEATKLLEISLEGSVG, from the coding sequence ATGACGACGACGATGCCCGAACTCGAACACTGGGAGCAGCAGCGCTACCGCTACGGCTTCGTGACGGAGCTGGACGCCGACACGTTCCCGCCCGGGCTCAACGAGGACGTCATCCGGGCGATCTCCGCCAAGAAGGAGGAGCCCGAGTGGCTCACCGAGTGGCGCCTGAAGGCGTTTCGCGCGTGGCTGACGATGGAGGAGCCGACCTGGCCCAAGGTCGAGTACCCCCCCATCGATTACCAGGCGATCTCGTACTACTCGGCGCCGAAGAACGCCCCCAAGTACGAGTCGATCGACCAGGTCGATCCGAAACTGCTCGAGACCTATGACCGGCTGGGCATCCCGCTCGAGGAGCAGAAGCGCCTCGCGGGCGTGGCCGTCGACGCGGTGTTCGACAGCGTGTCCGTCGCGACGACCTTCAAAGAGGAGCTGGCGAAGGCCGGCGTGATCTTCTGCTCGATCTCGGAGGCGGCCCGCGAGCACCCCGAGCTGCTGCGCAAGTATCTCGGTTCGGTGGTGCCGGCGGGCGACAACTACTTCGCCGCGCTGAACTCCGCGGTGTTCACGGACGGTTCGTTCGTGTACATCCCCAAGGGCGTGCGCTGCCCGATGGAGCTGTCCACCTATTTCCGCATCAACGCGTCGAACACCGGTCAGTTCGAGCGCACGCTGATCATCGCGGAGGACGACTCGTACGTGTCGTACCTCGAGGGGTGCACGGCGCCGATGCGCGACGAGAACCAATTGCACGCCGCGGTGGTGGAACTCGTCGCGCTCGAGAACGCGCGGATCAAGTACTCCACGATCCAGAACTGGTACCCCGGCGACGAGAAGGGCAAGGGCGGGATCTACAACTTCGTGACGAAGCGCGGGCTGTGCAAGGGCAAGCGCTCGCACATCTCGTGGACGCAGGTCGAGACCGGCTCGTCGATCACCTGGAAGTACCCCTCGTGCATCCTGCAGGGCGACGAGAGCATCGGGGAGTTCTACTCGGTCGCGCTCACCAAACTCCGCCAGCAGGCCGACACGGGCACGAAGATGGTGCACATCGGCAAGAACACCCGGTCGAACATCGTCTCCAAGGGCATCAGCGCGCAGGAGGGGCAGAACACCTACCGCGGGCTGGTGAAGATCATGAAGGGCGCGACGAACGCGCGCAACTACACGCAGTGCGACTCGCTGCTCATCGGCGACCGCTGCGGCGCCCACACCTTCCCCTACATCGAGACCGCCAACCCCAGCGCCAAACTCGAGCACGAGGCCACCACCAGCAAGGTGGGCGAGGACCAGATGTTCTATCTGCAGCAGCGCGGGCTGAACCCCGAGCAGGCGGTGTCGATGATCGTGAACGGCTTCTGCCGCGAGGTCTTCCGTGAATTGCCCATGGAGTTCGCGGTCGAGGCGACGAAACTTCTCGAGATCTCGCTGGAAGGGAGCGTGGGCTGA
- a CDS encoding sigma-70 family RNA polymerase sigma factor: MTTSTILTRLERHDDPVWSMFVDRFRRPILAFAREAGLPGEAAEDIAQETLLTFTEAFRAGKYVRAEGRLSSWLFGIANNKVREERRRAARPDRAPGEPGGSDRIASIPWDDAHAASRWEDAWRREVLAICLERVREEVGENTYLAFEAHALRNQPADAVAQDLGIARSTVFVAKHRVLTRIRELRRDYERVEL, encoded by the coding sequence GTGACGACTTCGACCATCCTGACGCGACTGGAACGCCACGACGACCCCGTCTGGTCGATGTTTGTTGACCGTTTCCGTCGCCCGATCCTCGCGTTCGCGCGAGAAGCGGGCCTGCCCGGGGAAGCCGCCGAGGACATCGCCCAGGAAACCCTCCTGACCTTTACGGAGGCCTTTCGCGCCGGCAAGTATGTCCGCGCCGAGGGGCGCCTGTCCTCGTGGCTCTTCGGCATCGCCAACAACAAGGTCCGCGAGGAGCGACGCAGGGCAGCCCGCCCCGACCGCGCCCCCGGCGAGCCGGGCGGCTCCGACCGGATCGCGTCGATCCCCTGGGACGACGCCCACGCGGCGTCGCGCTGGGAGGACGCCTGGCGGCGCGAGGTCCTCGCGATCTGCCTGGAGCGGGTCCGCGAGGAAGTGGGGGAGAACACCTACCTCGCGTTCGAGGCCCACGCGCTGCGCAACCAGCCGGCCGACGCCGTCGCGCAGGACCTGGGCATCGCGCGCAGCACCGTCTTCGTCGCCAAGCATCGCGTGCTGACGCGCATCCGCGAGCTGCGCCGGGATTACGAGCGGGTCGAGCTGTGA
- a CDS encoding serine/threonine protein kinase: MTRLSACPPLEDLELFRSDAIDDESRAGVDAHLAACAKCRARLDDLATNDSLLGEIASVFHSPTGELVLGKASDAPSIPGFTDVRVMHSGGQGVVYKAHQRSTGREVAIKVLLPSAEDNARRRARFEREIELVSSLRHPGIVTVFDTGRAQDGRVYLVMEWIEGLPIDAFVRTNRCDAHQIVTLVAKVADAVAAAHRRGLIHRDLKPSNILVDANAEPKVVDFGLARGIATDTGATRTGEFLGTLAFASPEQVSGDPTSIDTRSDVYSLGVLLYILLAGRFPYTIDGPIAQVCNNIRAAPPAPLSLASVRRADDLSAIVSCALAKEAHRRYQSAADMSADLDRWLKDEPIMARSDSGWYLLRRAVRRHRVWVGAGAVVAAALVATAGVSFAFWRQSLRDRDEAIRAAQSRETVVEFLSKMLAAASPYESGREVRVADLLDDAASSIATDFADQPEVRRQLRSVLSDAFLSLGLVDEAEPHLEEAIALSRQLLGEEHRETILNRAVYGRMQSERGQYDAAAQTLRDSLERAMRVMGPDSADTLSIQLSLAVALAQGVGLEESETHYRAVIDGRTRLDGPNAPETLGPRVSLGMLLITLGRLDEAEAELTVARAGLLEVLGPDHARTLAAGSNLGHVLIARRNFEEAETLYRDLVERSVRVFGEDHSRTLTIMNNHAGALWNLQRYDEVAQVLERTYASQRRTLGDEHPLTLTSMGNLGVLKMRLGRLDEAETILTACLDARVRVLGEDHRETAMARSRLDQLAAARKAAAETTEGDAP, encoded by the coding sequence GTGACGCGTCTGTCCGCCTGCCCGCCCCTCGAAGACCTCGAGCTCTTTCGCTCCGACGCGATCGACGACGAGTCGCGCGCCGGCGTCGACGCGCACCTCGCCGCCTGCGCCAAGTGCCGCGCGCGCCTCGACGACCTCGCGACCAACGATTCGCTCCTGGGCGAGATCGCCTCGGTCTTTCACTCGCCCACCGGGGAGCTCGTCCTCGGGAAAGCATCGGACGCGCCGAGCATTCCCGGCTTCACCGATGTCCGCGTCATGCACAGCGGCGGGCAGGGCGTCGTCTACAAGGCCCACCAGCGCAGCACCGGGCGAGAAGTCGCGATCAAGGTCCTCCTCCCCTCCGCTGAGGACAACGCGCGCCGGCGCGCGCGATTCGAGCGAGAGATCGAGCTCGTCTCCTCCCTGCGTCACCCGGGCATCGTCACCGTGTTCGACACCGGACGCGCCCAGGACGGGCGCGTCTACCTCGTCATGGAGTGGATCGAGGGCCTCCCCATCGACGCCTTCGTGCGCACCAACCGCTGCGATGCGCACCAGATCGTCACCCTCGTCGCGAAGGTCGCCGACGCCGTCGCCGCCGCCCACCGGCGAGGGCTCATCCATCGCGACCTCAAACCCAGCAACATCCTCGTCGACGCGAACGCCGAGCCCAAGGTCGTCGACTTCGGGCTGGCGCGCGGCATCGCGACCGACACCGGCGCGACCCGCACCGGCGAGTTCCTGGGCACACTCGCCTTCGCGTCCCCCGAGCAGGTCTCGGGCGACCCGACCTCCATCGACACACGCAGCGATGTCTACTCCCTTGGCGTGCTGCTCTACATCCTGCTCGCCGGGCGATTCCCGTACACGATCGACGGGCCCATCGCCCAGGTCTGCAACAACATCCGCGCCGCGCCCCCTGCGCCGCTGTCGCTCGCTTCGGTCCGACGCGCCGACGACCTGAGCGCCATCGTGTCCTGCGCGCTCGCCAAAGAGGCGCATCGGCGATACCAGTCCGCCGCCGACATGAGCGCCGATCTCGATCGCTGGCTGAAGGACGAGCCGATCATGGCCCGCTCCGACAGCGGGTGGTACCTGCTCCGTCGCGCCGTCCGGCGTCATCGCGTCTGGGTCGGCGCAGGCGCGGTCGTCGCCGCCGCGCTCGTCGCGACAGCCGGCGTCTCGTTCGCGTTCTGGAGGCAGTCGCTTCGCGATCGGGACGAGGCGATCCGCGCCGCGCAGTCGCGCGAGACCGTCGTCGAGTTTCTCTCGAAGATGCTCGCCGCCGCGTCGCCCTACGAGTCCGGGCGAGAGGTCCGCGTCGCCGACCTCCTCGACGACGCCGCCTCGTCCATCGCCACCGACTTCGCCGACCAGCCCGAGGTCCGGCGCCAGCTCCGCTCCGTTCTCAGCGACGCGTTCCTCTCCCTCGGGCTCGTCGACGAAGCCGAGCCCCACCTCGAGGAAGCCATCGCCCTCTCCCGCCAGCTGCTGGGCGAAGAACATCGCGAAACCATCCTGAATCGGGCCGTCTACGGGCGCATGCAGTCCGAGCGCGGCCAATACGACGCCGCCGCCCAGACGCTCCGCGACTCGCTCGAGCGCGCCATGCGCGTCATGGGCCCCGATTCCGCCGACACGCTCAGCATCCAGCTCAGTCTCGCCGTCGCGCTCGCGCAGGGCGTGGGCCTCGAAGAATCCGAGACCCACTACCGCGCCGTCATCGACGGGCGCACCCGACTCGACGGGCCCAACGCGCCAGAAACCCTCGGCCCGCGCGTCTCGCTCGGCATGCTCCTGATCACGCTCGGACGACTCGACGAAGCCGAGGCCGAACTCACCGTCGCGCGCGCCGGACTCCTCGAGGTCCTCGGCCCCGACCACGCGCGCACCCTCGCGGCCGGATCGAACCTGGGCCACGTCCTCATCGCGCGCAGGAACTTCGAGGAAGCCGAGACGCTCTATCGCGACCTCGTCGAACGCTCCGTCCGGGTCTTCGGAGAGGACCACTCGCGCACCCTCACCATCATGAACAACCACGCCGGCGCGCTCTGGAACCTCCAGCGCTACGACGAGGTGGCGCAGGTGCTCGAACGCACCTACGCCTCGCAGCGCCGCACCCTGGGCGACGAGCACCCCCTGACCCTCACCAGCATGGGCAACCTGGGCGTGCTCAAGATGCGCCTGGGCCGGCTCGACGAGGCCGAGACCATCCTCACCGCCTGCCTCGACGCGCGCGTCCGGGTCCTCGGAGAGGACCACCGAGAGACCGCCATGGCGCGAAGCCGGCTCGACCAGCTCGCCGCCGCCCGGAAAGCCGCCGCCGAAACCACAGAGGGCGACGCCCCCTGA
- a CDS encoding DEAD/DEAH box helicase family protein, with protein sequence MNETQTRAELIDPALRAAGWGVVEGSRVAREEGITLGRLQGAGTRATREVADFLLVYRGHTLGVIEAKKRAAAVTEGLSQAKRYAAKIRARFAFSTNGDGVYRADMETGVEGALPGWPTPADLWGEAFAEANAWRDRFAAVGLKDKGGLWTPRYYQRNAINAVLEAIASGERRVLLTLATGTGKTSIAAQIAWKLYESRWSLRSWPTPGDADASRRPRVLFLADRNILANQAFNEFDSFGAFPDGGLVRINPREISKKGGAPKNGSVFFTIFQTFMTGEDGEGNASPVFGDYPPDFFDFIVVDECHRGGAKDESTWRAILEYFSPAVQLGLTATPKREINADTYAYFGEPVYVYSLKEGINDGFLTPFKVVQVQTTLDEYIWTPDDDVVEGEIEQGRRYTESDFNRVIEIAARERKRVEIFMGMIDQREKTLVFCATQDHTLAVRDLINQMATQKHPDYCVRVTAQDGDEGERFLRVFQDNEKTLPTVLTTSQKLSTGVDARNIRNIVLMRPINSMIEFKQIIGRGTRLYDGKDYFTIYDFVKAYEHFSDPEWDGEPVEPEPVVPAPPRPEPEPKEPTPREPPGRRERVRVKLADGKERTIQHMASTSFWSPDGTPMSATQFIERLFGDLPALFTSEAQLREIWSKPDTRRALLAGLEEKGYSREQLADVARVIDAERSDLFDVLAYIAFALPTMSREERVRGRRGMIFARYAGKQSEFLDFVLGHYIEQGVTELDDEKLPVLLVLKYHAVEDAVRELGGVPTIRDAFVGFQRYLYQPDGAA encoded by the coding sequence ATGAACGAGACCCAGACCAGAGCGGAACTGATCGATCCCGCGCTTCGCGCCGCTGGGTGGGGCGTGGTCGAGGGCAGTCGCGTGGCGCGCGAGGAGGGCATCACGCTCGGGCGTCTGCAGGGCGCGGGGACGCGTGCGACGCGCGAGGTCGCGGACTTTCTGCTGGTCTATCGGGGGCACACGCTGGGGGTGATCGAGGCGAAGAAGCGCGCCGCCGCGGTCACCGAGGGGCTGTCGCAGGCGAAGCGGTACGCGGCGAAGATCCGCGCCAGGTTCGCGTTCTCAACGAATGGCGACGGCGTGTATCGCGCCGACATGGAGACGGGCGTCGAGGGCGCGCTGCCCGGGTGGCCCACGCCGGCTGACTTGTGGGGCGAGGCGTTCGCGGAGGCGAACGCGTGGCGCGATCGCTTCGCGGCGGTGGGATTGAAGGATAAGGGCGGGCTGTGGACGCCGCGGTACTACCAGCGCAACGCGATCAACGCGGTGCTGGAGGCGATCGCGAGCGGGGAGCGGCGGGTGCTGCTTACCCTGGCAACGGGGACGGGCAAGACCTCGATCGCGGCGCAGATCGCGTGGAAGTTGTACGAGAGCCGCTGGTCGCTGCGTTCGTGGCCCACGCCCGGGGACGCCGACGCGTCGCGCCGCCCCCGGGTGCTGTTCCTGGCGGACAGGAACATCCTGGCGAATCAGGCCTTCAACGAGTTTGACTCGTTCGGCGCGTTCCCGGACGGCGGGCTGGTACGGATCAACCCCAGGGAGATCAGCAAGAAGGGCGGCGCGCCGAAGAACGGGAGCGTGTTCTTCACCATCTTTCAGACCTTCATGACGGGCGAGGACGGCGAGGGCAACGCGTCGCCCGTGTTCGGGGATTACCCGCCGGACTTCTTCGACTTCATCGTCGTGGACGAGTGCCACCGGGGCGGGGCGAAGGACGAGAGCACCTGGCGCGCGATCCTCGAGTATTTCAGCCCCGCGGTGCAGTTGGGGCTGACGGCGACGCCCAAGCGCGAGATCAACGCCGACACCTACGCGTATTTCGGCGAGCCGGTGTATGTGTACTCGCTGAAGGAAGGGATCAACGACGGCTTCCTGACGCCCTTCAAGGTGGTGCAGGTCCAGACGACGCTGGACGAGTACATCTGGACGCCCGACGACGATGTGGTGGAGGGGGAGATCGAGCAGGGGCGGCGGTACACGGAGTCGGACTTCAACCGGGTGATCGAGATCGCGGCGCGCGAGCGGAAGCGCGTCGAGATCTTCATGGGGATGATCGACCAGCGCGAGAAGACGCTGGTGTTCTGCGCGACGCAGGACCACACGCTGGCGGTGCGGGACCTGATCAACCAGATGGCGACGCAGAAGCACCCGGACTATTGCGTGCGCGTCACGGCGCAAGACGGCGACGAGGGCGAGCGGTTCCTTCGCGTGTTCCAGGACAACGAGAAGACGCTGCCGACGGTCCTGACGACCTCGCAGAAACTCTCGACGGGCGTGGACGCGAGGAACATCCGCAACATCGTGCTGATGCGCCCGATCAACTCGATGATCGAGTTCAAGCAGATCATCGGTCGCGGCACGCGCCTGTACGACGGGAAGGATTACTTCACGATCTATGACTTCGTGAAGGCGTACGAACACTTCAGCGACCCGGAGTGGGACGGCGAGCCGGTGGAGCCGGAGCCCGTTGTTCCGGCACCGCCCCGGCCGGAGCCGGAGCCGAAGGAGCCGACCCCTCGCGAGCCCCCGGGACGGCGTGAGCGTGTGCGCGTGAAACTGGCGGACGGGAAGGAGCGGACGATCCAGCACATGGCGTCGACGAGTTTCTGGAGCCCGGACGGGACGCCCATGTCGGCTACCCAGTTCATCGAGCGGCTGTTCGGTGATCTGCCCGCGCTATTCACGAGCGAGGCGCAGTTGCGCGAGATCTGGAGCAAGCCCGACACGCGTCGCGCGCTCCTGGCGGGTCTGGAGGAGAAGGGGTACTCGCGCGAGCAGTTGGCGGATGTGGCGCGGGTGATCGACGCGGAGCGGAGCGATCTGTTCGATGTGCTGGCGTACATCGCGTTCGCGCTGCCGACGATGAGTCGGGAGGAGCGGGTGCGTGGGCGTCGGGGGATGATCTTCGCGAGGTACGCGGGGAAGCAGAGCGAGTTTCTGGACTTCGTGCTGGGCCACTACATCGAGCAGGGCGTGACCGAACTGGACGACGAGAAACTGCCGGTGCTGCTGGTGCTGAAATACCACGCGGTCGAGGACGCGGTGCGAGAACTGGGCGGCGTCCCGACGATCCGGGATGCGTTCGTGGGTTTCCAGCGGTACCTGTACCAACCGGACGGGGCGGCGTGA
- a CDS encoding restriction endonuclease subunit S gives MCTQDRTRHSGSVAMYVGMENIESATGRLVGEVRRQAVQSSTFSFDNRHVLYGRLRPYLNKVYLPDFSGHCSTEIFPLRPGEQLDRRFLFYWLIQSSTVDAIDRTCTGARMPRANVDALMRFDFPLPSLPEQRRIVAILDEAFAAIGKAMENAERNRENAKTLAESMIGDSFRNIAARHPLRDLASLTSKIGSGATPLGGSKTYKKSGTSLIRSMNVYDREFRLEGLAYLDDTQAQRLAIVTVEADDVLFNITGASIARCCTAKHVPLPARVNQHVLILRPRRDAILSDYLCNALTTSLAKRALLGIGDDGGSTRQAITKSQMQQFRIPLPSLDQQRVICREIDQIDQASQRLSGSFRQKITLLHGLKQSLLHHAFTGQLTSKGADRLLAEAV, from the coding sequence GTGTGCACGCAGGACCGAACGCGACACTCTGGCAGTGTCGCGATGTATGTGGGCATGGAAAACATCGAGAGTGCGACCGGGCGACTCGTGGGCGAAGTGCGACGACAAGCGGTCCAGAGCAGCACTTTTTCATTCGACAACAGGCATGTCTTATACGGACGACTTCGCCCATATCTCAACAAGGTCTACCTTCCAGATTTCAGCGGCCACTGCTCCACCGAGATCTTTCCGCTGCGCCCTGGCGAGCAACTCGACCGACGCTTTCTGTTCTACTGGCTGATCCAGTCTTCCACGGTTGATGCCATCGATCGAACATGCACGGGCGCGAGAATGCCACGCGCCAATGTTGATGCCCTCATGCGATTTGATTTTCCCCTCCCCTCTCTCCCCGAGCAGAGGCGGATCGTCGCGATCCTCGACGAAGCGTTCGCGGCAATCGGAAAGGCGATGGAGAACGCGGAGCGGAATCGGGAGAATGCGAAGACACTTGCCGAAAGCATGATCGGCGACAGCTTTCGAAACATCGCCGCACGACATCCCCTGCGAGACCTTGCATCGCTCACCAGCAAGATCGGCAGCGGCGCCACCCCGCTCGGTGGATCGAAGACCTACAAGAAATCGGGCACGTCGCTTATACGGAGCATGAATGTCTACGACCGAGAGTTTCGGCTCGAAGGACTGGCTTATCTTGACGACACCCAGGCCCAGCGACTAGCGATCGTCACTGTTGAAGCTGATGATGTACTCTTCAACATCACGGGCGCGTCCATTGCACGATGCTGTACGGCCAAGCATGTGCCACTCCCGGCACGAGTCAATCAGCATGTACTTATCTTGAGGCCGCGGCGGGATGCGATTCTGAGCGATTACCTTTGCAACGCCCTGACAACCTCACTCGCAAAGCGAGCACTTCTAGGCATCGGCGATGACGGTGGTAGCACCCGGCAGGCAATTACCAAATCTCAGATGCAGCAATTCCGCATTCCATTGCCTTCCTTGGATCAGCAACGCGTGATCTGCCGAGAGATTGACCAGATCGATCAGGCCTCACAGCGTCTATCAGGCTCCTTTCGACAAAAGATCACACTTCTCCACGGCCTTAAGCAGTCCCTCCTCCACCACGCCTTCACCGGCCAACTGACTTCCAAGGGCGCCGACCGCCTGCTGGCGGAGGCGGTGTGA
- a CDS encoding N-6 DNA methylase, protein MFEQIFRNIDDILYKDAGCNSELDYAEQTSWLLFLKYLDDLERDRATRAELSGKRYTYLLDPPHRWSAWAAPRNASGAFDHDNALTGDDLVRFVNQDLFPYLRGFKQRASGPGTIEYKIGEIFGETDNKIKSGYGLRDILEAMDALQFRSQDQKHELSDLYESRIRNMGNAGRNGGQYYTPRPLIRAIVRVVDPKIGETIYDPACGSCGFLCEAHDYLRAGGKLTTRQLETLQTRTFYGKEKKSLAYVIGIMNMILHGVEAPNIVHTNTLAENLADIQNKDRHDIVLANPPFGGKERSEVQQNFAIKTGETAFLFLQHFIKMLKPGGRAGVVIKNTFLSNSDNASRALRKELLESCNLHTVLDCPQGTFLGAGVKTVVLFFEKGAPTRDIWFYQLDPGRSMGKTDPLNDRDMEEFVALQKTRADSPRSWTVPVKGLDPKTCDLSVKNPHAPEADAVRSPREILDEIEALDAESAELLATIRGML, encoded by the coding sequence ATGTTCGAGCAGATCTTCAGGAACATCGACGACATCCTGTATAAGGATGCCGGCTGCAACTCCGAACTGGACTACGCCGAGCAGACCTCGTGGCTGCTCTTCCTCAAGTACCTCGACGACCTGGAGCGCGATCGCGCCACCCGGGCCGAACTCTCGGGCAAGCGGTACACCTACCTCCTCGATCCCCCCCATCGCTGGTCCGCCTGGGCGGCGCCCAGGAACGCTTCCGGCGCCTTCGACCACGACAACGCCCTCACCGGCGACGACCTCGTCCGCTTCGTCAACCAGGACCTGTTTCCCTACCTCCGGGGCTTCAAGCAGCGCGCCTCGGGTCCGGGCACCATCGAGTACAAGATCGGCGAGATCTTCGGCGAGACCGACAACAAGATCAAAAGCGGCTACGGCCTGCGCGACATCCTCGAAGCCATGGACGCCCTCCAGTTCCGCTCGCAGGACCAAAAGCACGAACTCTCCGACCTCTACGAGTCACGCATCCGCAACATGGGCAACGCGGGGCGCAACGGCGGGCAGTACTACACCCCCCGCCCGCTCATCCGCGCCATCGTCCGCGTTGTCGATCCGAAGATCGGCGAGACCATCTACGACCCGGCCTGCGGCTCGTGCGGCTTCTTGTGCGAGGCCCACGACTACCTGCGCGCCGGCGGCAAACTCACGACCAGACAACTCGAGACCCTTCAGACCCGCACCTTCTACGGCAAGGAGAAAAAGTCCCTCGCGTATGTCATCGGGATCATGAACATGATCCTGCACGGGGTCGAGGCGCCCAACATCGTCCACACCAACACCCTCGCCGAGAACCTCGCCGACATCCAGAACAAGGACCGGCACGACATCGTGCTCGCCAACCCGCCCTTCGGCGGGAAGGAGCGCAGCGAGGTCCAGCAGAACTTCGCGATCAAGACCGGCGAGACGGCGTTCCTCTTCCTGCAGCACTTCATCAAGATGCTCAAGCCGGGCGGGCGCGCGGGCGTGGTGATCAAGAACACCTTCCTCAGCAACTCCGACAACGCCAGCCGCGCGCTGCGCAAGGAACTGCTGGAGTCCTGCAACCTGCACACGGTGCTCGACTGCCCCCAGGGCACCTTTCTCGGGGCGGGGGTGAAGACGGTGGTGCTGTTCTTCGAGAAGGGCGCGCCCACGCGCGACATCTGGTTCTATCAACTCGACCCGGGGCGGAGCATGGGCAAGACCGACCCGCTCAACGACAGGGACATGGAGGAGTTCGTCGCGCTGCAGAAGACGCGGGCCGATTCGCCCCGGTCGTGGACGGTGCCGGTGAAGGGCCTCGACCCGAAGACCTGCGACCTGTCGGTGAAGAACCCCCACGCGCCGGAAGCGGACGCGGTGCGCTCGCCGCGCGAGATCCTCGACGAGATCGAGGCGCTGGACGCGGAGTCGGCGGAGTTACTGGCGACGATCAGGGGGATGCTGTGA
- a CDS encoding DNA alkylation repair protein: MSLPQILSELESLGDPARRKHNARAGAPDNQFGVKLGDLRAVAKRLKTDHALALELWDTGNVEAQLLAALLMKPASLSAAEVDRLTRSTTCAQVADWLNSYVVAKHPEKDALREKWMTSKERWTARAGWALTASRVGKGAEGLDLPGLLDPIETEMPKAAPGEYFFSRAGPAWCARVRTADEAPPS; this comes from the coding sequence ATGTCCCTCCCCCAAATCCTCTCCGAACTCGAATCCCTCGGCGACCCCGCGCGGCGGAAGCACAACGCCAGGGCCGGGGCCCCCGACAACCAGTTCGGCGTGAAACTCGGCGACCTCCGCGCCGTCGCGAAGCGGCTCAAGACCGACCACGCCCTCGCGCTCGAACTCTGGGACACGGGCAATGTCGAGGCCCAGCTGCTCGCCGCGCTCCTCATGAAGCCGGCGTCGCTCTCCGCCGCCGAGGTCGACCGGCTGACGCGCTCCACCACCTGCGCCCAGGTCGCCGACTGGCTGAACTCGTATGTCGTCGCCAAGCACCCCGAGAAGGACGCGCTGCGCGAGAAGTGGATGACCTCGAAGGAGCGCTGGACGGCGCGCGCCGGCTGGGCGCTCACCGCGAGCCGCGTGGGCAAAGGCGCCGAGGGCCTCGACCTGCCCGGCCTGCTCGACCCCATCGAGACCGAGATGCCTAAGGCCGCGCCCGGTGAGTACTTCTTTTCACGCGCGGGGCCCGCCTGGTGCGCCCGGGTCCGAACCGCGGACGAAGCACCACCATCATGA
- a CDS encoding thioredoxin family protein, with product MTRHALLAVSLFGTLLLAGCSRVPGSSDSDGPSAAAAPPPEMRAWMDRLTVAHEYDPATGFIVARETVSLPPLLAEAPALDAAIAQAGADLGNARTVIAFVTADRCAPCQQYKRDALNDAAVIAKLSESRFLPTHLEVDRAPELAEAILGTRAIPMTYALRGGKVVAELRGQRSAAELIAWLEALTE from the coding sequence ATGACACGCCACGCCCTCCTCGCCGTCTCGTTGTTTGGAACCCTCCTCCTCGCCGGCTGCTCGCGCGTCCCGGGGTCGTCGGACTCTGACGGTCCGAGCGCGGCGGCCGCTCCGCCGCCGGAGATGCGGGCGTGGATGGACCGCCTCACGGTGGCGCACGAATACGACCCGGCGACGGGGTTCATCGTCGCGCGCGAGACGGTCTCGCTCCCGCCGCTCCTCGCCGAGGCGCCGGCGCTGGACGCCGCGATCGCGCAGGCGGGGGCTGACCTGGGGAACGCCCGCACGGTGATCGCGTTCGTCACGGCGGATCGTTGCGCGCCGTGCCAGCAGTACAAGCGCGACGCGCTCAACGACGCCGCGGTGATCGCGAAACTCTCCGAGTCCCGTTTCCTGCCCACGCACCTCGAGGTCGACCGCGCGCCCGAGCTCGCGGAGGCCATCCTCGGGACGAGGGCGATCCCCATGACCTACGCGCTGCGAGGCGGCAAGGTCGTCGCGGAACTGCGAGGCCAGCGCTCGGCCGCCGAACTGATCGCGTGGCTCGAAGCGCTGACCGAATAG